A region from the Myxococcales bacterium genome encodes:
- a CDS encoding beta-ketoacyl-ACP synthase (FabB; beta-ketoacyl-ACP synthase I, KASI; catalyzes a condensation reaction in fatty acid biosynthesis: addition of an acyl acceptor of two carbons from malonyl-ACP; required for the elongation of short-chain unsaturated acyl-ACP), with product GHTLGACGALEAWLSIEMMREGWFSENLNLDNIDPNCGELDYIKDCPREIDTQYVMSNNFAFGGVNTSLIFKR from the coding sequence TGGGCCATACCTTGGGAGCCTGCGGAGCCCTGGAGGCGTGGCTCAGCATCGAGATGATGCGCGAGGGCTGGTTCTCTGAAAATTTGAATCTCGACAATATAGACCCGAACTGCGGCGAACTCGATTACATCAAAGATTGCCCGCGCGAGATCGACACCCAATATGTGATGAGCAACAACTTTGCTTTCGGTGGCGTCAACACCTCGCTCATCTTCAAACGTTGA